GCGACGTCATTTTGGCGATGAGCGCGTCGACCGATTCCAACATGAACCGGCTCATTTTCCGCGGCCGCGATTATGCGCCAACCGCCGATTTCCATCTGCTGCGGACGGCGTATGAAGTAGGTGTGGAAAAAGGGCTGGCGCTAAAAGTCGGCAATGTGTTCACCGCCGACATGTTTTACAATGATGAACCGAATTGGGAAACGTGGGCGCGCTACGGTGTATTGGCCGTCGAGATGGAAACGGCGGCGCTCTATACGCTGGCGGCGAAATTCGGCTGCCGGGCGCTGTCGGTGCTGACGGTCAGCGACCATATTCTCACCGGAGAAGAAACAACGGCTGAGGAGCGGCAAATGACGTTTAACGAGATGATTGAAGTGGCGCTTGAAGCGGCGATCCGCAATGGCGCGTGATTGGGATGCCGGGCGCTTGGGCCTGGGAAAACAGAAAAGGAGAAGGAACATGAACCAGCGATGGCAAGCGGCGATGTTGGTATGCCTGCTGCTCGCCGGCTGCCAAACAGGGGAGAGCGGCAGCAACGGTGCGGCCGGCCCGTCCGGCCAGCCGCCGGAAAGCGCGGTGCACCCAAGCGATTATCAGCAGGGGAAAACGAGCCAGAGCCCCGTCGATCCCGATTTGCAGCTTGAGGCGAAATATTGGAACATCGTCAAGGTGCAAAACGGACAAAAAGTGATTCAAAACCCTGACAACATTTTGGTGCTCGTCAATAAAGAACAGTCGCTCCCGCCTGGCTATAAGCCGGCGGACTTGGTCGTGCCGCGCGTGCCGTTTGTGTGTGCTGACCCGAACGCGGAAAAACGGCATATGCGGGCCGAAGCGGCCGCGGCGCTTGAGGAGATGTTTGCCGCCGCACGCCGCGATGGCATTGAGCTGGTGGCCGTGTCCGCTTATCGTTCATACGAGCGGCAGCAGGTGATTTTTGCTGAAGAAGTGCGGCAAAAAGGGAAGGAAAAAGCGGTTCAAGCGGTCGCTCACCCAGGGCAGAGCGAGCATCAGACAGGGCTGGCGGTCGATATCAGCAGCCGCTCGGCCGGCTGTCAGCTGACCCAATCGTTCGGGGCGACAAAAGAAGGGCAATGGGTAGCCGCCCATGCGCACGAGTACGGATTCATCATCCGCTACCCGAAAGGAAAGGAAGCGGTGACCGGCTACAAGTATGAGCCGTGGCATCTCCGCTATGTTGGGCGGAAGGCGGCCGCGGTGATCAAAAAGCGCGGCTTGACGCTTGAAGAATATTTCAAAGTAGTGAAAAAAGTGTGAAAACGGCGTCTCGTCGAGGACGCCGTTTTTCTTGCCAGCTATGGTTCGCAGCAAAAGACGCAATAGCCAAGACGGTCGCCGAATTGAGCTGTCAACTGTTGGTGCATCTGCCACATGCTCGCCATCTCCGGTGTCGGCGGAAGGGCGATGACGATGGGTGCCCCAAGGCTTGGCGCTTCGGCCGCAGCCGCGTAGGAAAACTGGCGGCAGCCAAAGCCGCTTTGTTCGAGCACTTCTTTCCACTCCGCTGATGTCATTAGCTGACGGAAGCCGTAAAAGGCGGCGATTTGCTTTTGCTCGGCGGCGGTCAGCCGCTCATGACACGCTTCAATGCCGACGAATAGGCCATCGTTTTTGAGCACGCGGCGGATTTCGGAGAGCGCGTTTGGCAATGAAACGAAAGCAAGCACCGATTCAGAAAGCGCAAGGTCAAACGTCCCGGCGGGAAACGGGAGCGCTTCGACCGAGGCGCGATGCAAACGGACTGAGACCGCCTTGGAGGCAAAACGCTGTTTCGCCTTGGCAATCATCGTCGGGTGGATGTCGATGGCGGTGACGTTGGCCCCGTACTGTTCGGCGATATAAGCCGCCGTCTGTCCGGTGCCGCAGCCGACGTCAAGCACGGATGTCGAACGGTCGATCTTAAGTTTACGTAAGATTTGTTTTGTTAACTCAAAACCGCCTGGGTGAGCGCCATCGATCCCCATGTCCGCCAACCAGTCTAAATATGCAGACATCTGTTCCTCTCCTTTTTTTGTTTCGACTTGGTTTATCATACGCAAATGCGCTCGATTTTGCCTTTAGACAAAAAAATTTGCTTGTCCCTATTCTTATGAAAAAAGGAAATTTTCTTGCTGTAGACCCAACCGGCTTCAAGCTGGTACACTGATACGTGCAAGAATGAGATGGCTAGGTTGGTGAAGAAAGTGGATCGAAAACAAGGAGCCGAGGCGGGCGCACTGCTGAGCATTTTCGTCTATCTTCTCCTTTCGACCGGCAAGCTGTTGGCTGGGGCGGTGTTCGGCTCGGATGCGGTGGAAGCGGACGGTTGGAATAATTTGAGTGATATTATCGCTTCCTCGGCAGTCTATATCGGCATGAAAATCGCTAAAAAACCGCGTGATTGCAACCACCCGTACGGACATTCGCGGGCGGAGAACATCTCCTCGCTGTTGGCCGCTTTTTTGATGATGTCCATTGGCATTGACGTGATCACAAGCGGCATCCGCTCGCTGTTCGGCAAGGAAAAGGCAGCGGCTCCTGACGTTTTAGCGGCTGTGGTTGCGCTCGCCTCGGCGGCCGTTATGATTGGCGTTTATGCAATCAATCGCCGGCTGGCGCGGCGGACGAACAGCATGGCGCTGGCGGCCGTGGCGAA
Above is a window of Geobacillus thermoleovorans DNA encoding:
- the deoD gene encoding purine-nucleoside phosphorylase; protein product: MSVHIGAKTGEIAERILLPGDPLRAKYIAETFLEGAVCYNEVRGMLGFTGTYKGERISVQGTGMGVPSISIYVNELIQSYGVKTLIRVGTCGAIQPDVRVRDVILAMSASTDSNMNRLIFRGRDYAPTADFHLLRTAYEVGVEKGLALKVGNVFTADMFYNDEPNWETWARYGVLAVEMETAALYTLAAKFGCRALSVLTVSDHILTGEETTAEERQMTFNEMIEVALEAAIRNGA
- a CDS encoding M15 family metallopeptidase — protein: MNQRWQAAMLVCLLLAGCQTGESGSNGAAGPSGQPPESAVHPSDYQQGKTSQSPVDPDLQLEAKYWNIVKVQNGQKVIQNPDNILVLVNKEQSLPPGYKPADLVVPRVPFVCADPNAEKRHMRAEAAAALEEMFAAARRDGIELVAVSAYRSYERQQVIFAEEVRQKGKEKAVQAVAHPGQSEHQTGLAVDISSRSAGCQLTQSFGATKEGQWVAAHAHEYGFIIRYPKGKEAVTGYKYEPWHLRYVGRKAAAVIKKRGLTLEEYFKVVKKV
- a CDS encoding class I SAM-dependent methyltransferase; its protein translation is MSAYLDWLADMGIDGAHPGGFELTKQILRKLKIDRSTSVLDVGCGTGQTAAYIAEQYGANVTAIDIHPTMIAKAKQRFASKAVSVRLHRASVEALPFPAGTFDLALSESVLAFVSLPNALSEIRRVLKNDGLFVGIEACHERLTAAEQKQIAAFYGFRQLMTSAEWKEVLEQSGFGCRQFSYAAAAEAPSLGAPIVIALPPTPEMASMWQMHQQLTAQFGDRLGYCVFCCEP
- a CDS encoding cation diffusion facilitator family transporter — encoded protein: MARLVKKVDRKQGAEAGALLSIFVYLLLSTGKLLAGAVFGSDAVEADGWNNLSDIIASSAVYIGMKIAKKPRDCNHPYGHSRAENISSLLAAFLMMSIGIDVITSGIRSLFGKEKAAAPDVLAAVVALASAAVMIGVYAINRRLARRTNSMALAAVAKDNLSDALVSIGAAIGIAGARLGWPWLDPLAALVIGAMIGKTAWEVFMETAHTLTDGFDEQQLAVYKDEIAAVSGVRDVADIKARMLGNDIVLEVTIRVDSHLTVAKSHEIADEVERLMRNRHNIRATHVHVEPEAVR